Proteins from a genomic interval of Eschrichtius robustus isolate mEscRob2 chromosome 9, mEscRob2.pri, whole genome shotgun sequence:
- the HSF2 gene encoding heat shock factor protein 2 isoform X2, translated as MKQSSNVPAFLSKLWTLVEETHTNEFITWSQNGQSFLVLDEQRFAKEILPKYFKHNNMASFVRQLNMYGFRKVVHIDSGIVKQERDGPVEFQHPHFKQGQDDLLENIKRKVSSAKPEENKIRQEDLTKIISSAQKVQVKQETIESRLSELKSENESLWKEVSELRAKHAQQQQVIRKIVQFIVTLVQNNQLVSLKRKRPLLLNTNGAQKKNLFQHIVKEPADNHHHKVPHSRTEGLKPRERISDDIIIYDVTDDNADEENIPVIPETNEDVISDPSNCSQYPDIVIVEDDNEDEYAPVIQSGDQSEPARESLSSGSDGTSPLMSSAVQLNGSSSLTTEDPVTMMDSILNDNINLLGKVELLDYLDSIDCSLEDFQAMLSGRQFSIDPDLLVDSENKGLETKSNVVQPVSEEGRKSKPKTDKQLIQYTAFPLLAFLDGSPASTVEQGSTASSEVMSSVDKPIEVDELLDSSLDPEPTQSKLVRLEPLTEAEASEATLFYLCELAPAPLDSDMPLLDS; from the exons aatGGCCAAAGTTTTCTGGTTTTGGATGAACAAAGATTTGCAAAAGAAATTCTTCCCAAATATTTCAAGCACAATAACATGGCAAGTTTTGTGAGGCAACTAAATATGT ATGGTTTTCGTAAAGTAGTACATATTGACTCTGGAATTGTGAAGCAAGAACGAGATGGTCCTGTTGAATTTCAGCATCCTCACTTCAAACAAGGCCAGGATGACTTGTTGGAGAACATTAAAAGGAAG GTTTCATCTGCaaaaccagaagaaaataaaattcgtCAGGAAGATTTAACAAAAATTATAAGCAGTGCTCAGAAGGTGCAAGTAAAACAAGAAACTATTGAGTCCAGGCTTTCTGAATTAAAAAG TGAGAATGAGTCCCTTTGGAAGGAGGTGTCAGAATTACGAGCAAAACATGCACAACAGCAACAAGTTATTCGAAAG atTGTCCAGTTTATTGTTACGTTGGTTCAGAATAACCAACTTGTGAGTTTAAAACGCAAAAG ACCGCTACTTCTAAACACTAATGGAGCTCAAAAGAAGAATTTGTTTCAGCACATAGTAAAAGAACCAGCTGATAATCACCAtcataaa GTTCCCCACAGTAGGACTGAAGGTTTAAAGCCAAGGGAGCGGATTTCAGACGATATCATTATTTATGACGTTACTGATGATAATGCAGATGAAGAAAATATCCCAGTTATTCCAGAAACTAATGAGGATGTTATATCTGATccctccaa CTGTAGCCAGTACCCTGATATTGTCATTGTTGAAGATGACAATGAAGATGAATATGCACCTGTCATTCAGAGTGGAGATCAGAGTGAACCAGCCAGAGAATCCCTAAGTTCAGGCAGTGATGGCACCAGCCCTCTCATGTCTAGTGCCGTCCAGCTAAATGGCTCATCTAGTCTGACCACAGAAGATCCTGTGACCATGATGGATTCCATTTTAAATGATAACATCAATCTTTTGGGAAA GGTTGAGCTGTTGGATTATCTTGACAGTATTGATTGCAGTTTAGAGGACTTCCAAGCCATGCTGTCAGGAAGACAGTTTAGCATAGACCCAGATCTCCTGGTCGAT tctgAGAATAAAGGATTAGAAACCAAGAGCAATGTAGTTCAGCCAGTTtcagaagagggaagaaaatcTAAACCCAAAACAG ATAAGCAGCTTATACAGTACACTGCCTTTCCACTTCTTGCATTCCTCGATGGGAGCCCTGCTTCTACTGTTGAACAGGGGAGTACAGCATCATCAGAAGTTATGTCCTCTGTAGATAAACCCATAGAAGTTGATGAGCTTCTGGACAGCAGCTTGGACCCAGAACCAACGCAAAGTAAGCTTGTTCGCCTGGAGCCATTGACTGAAGCTGAAGCTAGTGAAGCCACACTGTTTTATTTATGTGAACTTGCTCCTGCACCTCTGGATAGTGATATGCCACTTTTAGATAGCTAA
- the HSF2 gene encoding heat shock factor protein 2 isoform X1, with translation MKQSSNVPAFLSKLWTLVEETHTNEFITWSQNGQSFLVLDEQRFAKEILPKYFKHNNMASFVRQLNMYGFRKVVHIDSGIVKQERDGPVEFQHPHFKQGQDDLLENIKRKVSSAKPEENKIRQEDLTKIISSAQKVQVKQETIESRLSELKSENESLWKEVSELRAKHAQQQQVIRKIVQFIVTLVQNNQLVSLKRKRPLLLNTNGAQKKNLFQHIVKEPADNHHHKVPHSRTEGLKPRERISDDIIIYDVTDDNADEENIPVIPETNEDVISDPSNCSQYPDIVIVEDDNEDEYAPVIQSGDQSEPARESLSSGSDGTSPLMSSAVQLNGSSSLTTEDPVTMMDSILNDNINLLGKVELLDYLDSIDCSLEDFQAMLSGRQFSIDPDLLVDLFTSSVQMNPTDYINNTKSENKGLETKSNVVQPVSEEGRKSKPKTDKQLIQYTAFPLLAFLDGSPASTVEQGSTASSEVMSSVDKPIEVDELLDSSLDPEPTQSKLVRLEPLTEAEASEATLFYLCELAPAPLDSDMPLLDS, from the exons aatGGCCAAAGTTTTCTGGTTTTGGATGAACAAAGATTTGCAAAAGAAATTCTTCCCAAATATTTCAAGCACAATAACATGGCAAGTTTTGTGAGGCAACTAAATATGT ATGGTTTTCGTAAAGTAGTACATATTGACTCTGGAATTGTGAAGCAAGAACGAGATGGTCCTGTTGAATTTCAGCATCCTCACTTCAAACAAGGCCAGGATGACTTGTTGGAGAACATTAAAAGGAAG GTTTCATCTGCaaaaccagaagaaaataaaattcgtCAGGAAGATTTAACAAAAATTATAAGCAGTGCTCAGAAGGTGCAAGTAAAACAAGAAACTATTGAGTCCAGGCTTTCTGAATTAAAAAG TGAGAATGAGTCCCTTTGGAAGGAGGTGTCAGAATTACGAGCAAAACATGCACAACAGCAACAAGTTATTCGAAAG atTGTCCAGTTTATTGTTACGTTGGTTCAGAATAACCAACTTGTGAGTTTAAAACGCAAAAG ACCGCTACTTCTAAACACTAATGGAGCTCAAAAGAAGAATTTGTTTCAGCACATAGTAAAAGAACCAGCTGATAATCACCAtcataaa GTTCCCCACAGTAGGACTGAAGGTTTAAAGCCAAGGGAGCGGATTTCAGACGATATCATTATTTATGACGTTACTGATGATAATGCAGATGAAGAAAATATCCCAGTTATTCCAGAAACTAATGAGGATGTTATATCTGATccctccaa CTGTAGCCAGTACCCTGATATTGTCATTGTTGAAGATGACAATGAAGATGAATATGCACCTGTCATTCAGAGTGGAGATCAGAGTGAACCAGCCAGAGAATCCCTAAGTTCAGGCAGTGATGGCACCAGCCCTCTCATGTCTAGTGCCGTCCAGCTAAATGGCTCATCTAGTCTGACCACAGAAGATCCTGTGACCATGATGGATTCCATTTTAAATGATAACATCAATCTTTTGGGAAA GGTTGAGCTGTTGGATTATCTTGACAGTATTGATTGCAGTTTAGAGGACTTCCAAGCCATGCTGTCAGGAAGACAGTTTAGCATAGACCCAGATCTCCTGGTCGAT cttttcactagtTCTGTGCAGATGAATCCCACAGATTACATCAATAATACAAAA tctgAGAATAAAGGATTAGAAACCAAGAGCAATGTAGTTCAGCCAGTTtcagaagagggaagaaaatcTAAACCCAAAACAG ATAAGCAGCTTATACAGTACACTGCCTTTCCACTTCTTGCATTCCTCGATGGGAGCCCTGCTTCTACTGTTGAACAGGGGAGTACAGCATCATCAGAAGTTATGTCCTCTGTAGATAAACCCATAGAAGTTGATGAGCTTCTGGACAGCAGCTTGGACCCAGAACCAACGCAAAGTAAGCTTGTTCGCCTGGAGCCATTGACTGAAGCTGAAGCTAGTGAAGCCACACTGTTTTATTTATGTGAACTTGCTCCTGCACCTCTGGATAGTGATATGCCACTTTTAGATAGCTAA